A genomic window from Gossypium hirsutum isolate 1008001.06 chromosome D10, Gossypium_hirsutum_v2.1, whole genome shotgun sequence includes:
- the LOC107914919 gene encoding serine/threonine-protein kinase tricornered isoform X2, with protein sequence MKSLQERKERRDILEKKLADAEVSEEEHNNLLKYFEKKETEYMRLQRHKMGADDFEPLTMIGKGAFGEVRICREKATGHVYAMKKLKKSEMLRRGQVEHVKAERNLLAEVDSNCIVKLYCSFQDEEYLYLIMEYLPGGDMMTLLMRKDTLTEDEARFYVGETVLAIESIHKHNYIHRDIKPDNLLLDRNGHMKLSDFGLCKPLDCSNLQEKDFSTANNLSGALLSDGRPAAPQRTQQEQLQHWQRNRRMLAYSTVGTPDYIAPEVLLKKGYGMECDWWSLGAIMYEMLVGYPPFYSDEPMSTCRKIVNWRTHLKFPEEAKLSPEAKDLISKLLCNVEQRLGTKGAHEIKIHPWFKGIEWDKLYQMKAAFIPEVNDELDTQNFEKFEEVDNQIPSAAKSGPWRKMLSSKDINFMGYTYKNVEIVNDNQLPGIAELKKKSSKPKRPSIKSLFEDEAAAAANQPVQGSFLNLLPTQIEAPEAENHSRK encoded by the exons ACGAGATATTCTGGAAAAGAAGTTGGCTGATGCTGAAGTCTCGGAAGAAGAACACAATAACTTACTCAAGTATTTCGAGAAGAAGGAGACAGAATACATGCGGCTTCAGAGGCATAAGATGGGTGCTGATGATTTTGAGCCATTGACCATGATTGGAAAGGGTGCTTTTGGAGAG GTTAGAATCTGTAGGGAGAAGGCAACTGGTCATGTTTATGCTATGAAGAAGCTTAAGAAGTCAGAGATGCTTCGTAGAGGCCAG GTTGAACATGTGAAAGCTGAGAGAAATCTACTTGCAGAAGTTGATAGTAATTGCATTGTCAAACTATATTGCTCCTTCCAAGATGAAGAGTATCTGTATCTCATTATGGAATATTTACCTGGGGGAGATATGATGACTTTACTGATGCGGAAGGATACACTAACCGAAGATGAGGCCAGATTTTATGTTGGAGAAACTGTCCTGGCAATCGAATCTATCCACAAACATAATTATATTCATAG AGACATCAAGCCTGACAACCTGCTGCTCGATAGAAATGGTCATATGAAATTATCGGATTTTGGATTATGTAAACCTTTAGATTGCAGTAATCTCCAAGAAAAGGATTTTTCTACGGCCAACAATCTCAGTGGGGCTCTTCTAAGTGATGGACGACCTGCTGCACCACAACGCACACAACAAGAGCAGTTGCAGCACTGGCAGAGGAACAGAAGGATGCTT GCTTATTCTACAGTTGGTACACCTGACTACATTGCTCCTGAGGTTCTGCTGAAGAAAGGATATGGAATGGAATGTGATTG GTGGTCGCTCGGTGCCATCATGTATGAAATGCTTGTTGGATATCCACCCTTTTATTCTGATGAGCCAATGTCAACCTGTCGGAAG ATAGTAAATTGGAGAACACACTTAAAATTTCCAGAAGAAGCAAAACTATCCCCAGAAGCAAAAGATCTTATAAGTAAACTTCTATGTAATGTTGAACAGAGACTTGGCACAAAAGGCGCCCATGAAATTAAG ATTCACCCATGGTTTAAGGGTATTGAATGGGACAAGTTATATCAAATGAAAGCTGCATTTATTCCTGAAGTCAATGATGAGTTGGATACTCAAAATTTCGAGAAGTTTGAAGAG GTTGACAACCAAATTCCATCTGCAGCAAAATCAGGTCCATGGAGAAAG ATGCTTTCATCCAAAGATATAAACTTTATGGGTTATACATACAAGAATGTCGAAATTGTAAATGATAATCAGTTACCCGGCATCG CTGAATTGAAGAAGAAGAGCTCAAAACCCAAGAGACCTTCCATCAAATCCCTTTTTG AGGATGAGGCGGCGGCAGCTGCCAATCAACCAGTTCAAGGGAGCTTCTTGAACCTCTTGCCTACGCAAATAGAAGCCCCCGAGGCTGAGAATCATTCGAGAAAATAA